The sequence CATATGCAGCGGAGCCGGGCGATGGACGTGTGCCGCTCACACTTCCGACCATGACGATGGCCCCGCCACCGGGCTGCTGTTGCATGATCGTGTTGGCTGCCTGCGCAACATGCAACGGGGCAACCAGGTTGAGCTCAACGATCTTGGCGTGCAGCCGGGGCGACGCGCTGGCGGCCGCCACCGGCGGACCACCACCTGCGTTGTTCACCAGCACGTCGAGGCGACCGAACCGGTCAATCGCCGCCGCCACCAGCGCGGCGGCCTGCCCGGGATCACGAACATCAGCCTGAACGAAGTCGGGCACCACCGAGGACGGTTGGGTTCGGCCGCAGACCAGCACCCGAGCGCCCGCCGCAAGGAACGCCGAGGCGATCGCGGCACCGACGCCTCGCGTCCCCCCGGTGACCACCACACCACGACCAGTGAAATCGAGGGGCTCCATTGACTGATGTTAGCCCTCAGACAATCGCTTGGTCGACCCGAGGACGCGATCAGACCGGGCCACCCTGAGTCTTCCCGCGAGGGACTAGAACACATTACAGTTTATAGATGAGATTCAGTCTCGGTATCGCGCTCAGTCCGCTCGACCAGCTCGTCGACCTGACGCAAACCGCTGAGGAGTGTGGTTTCTCAGCCATCGCCCTGCCCGACTCCCTCTTCTACTCCGAAGAGGTCAGCGTCAGGTATCCGTACACTCCGGATGGCAGTCGGTTCTGGACAGCGCAGACGCCCTGGGCCGATCCGCTGGTGACCGCCGCCGCACTCGGCGCTGCCACCACCCGGATCCGGTTCCACACCCAGGTGCTCAAACTCGGGCCCCGTAACCCGGTACTGTTGGCGCGTCAGGTCGGCTCGGTGGCGAACCTGACCGGTAACCGGTTCGGGCTCGGCGTCGGGCTGGGCTGGTCGCCGGAGGAGTCAATCTGGTGCGACTCCCCGTTCACCGCTCGGGGCGCCCGGGGCGACGAGGCGATTGAGGTGCTGCGGCTGATCCTGGGCGGCGGCATGGTGGAGCACCATGGCACGCACTTCGACTTCGGCCGGCTACAGATGAGCCCGGCCCCGACCGAGCAGGTCCCGATCTACGTGGGCGGTCACAGCATCGCGGCCCTGCGTCGTGCGGCCCGGCTGGGTGACGGCTGGTCCTCCGCCATGATGCGCTTCGACGACCTGCGCACGACAATCAACCAACTTGCCCGGCTACGCCTCGAGTATGACCGGGCCGACCAGCCGTTCGAGATCCAGGCGGTGTGCGTCGACCGACTTGGCCTGGAGGGCTTCCGGCAACAGGCCGAGGCCGGCGTGACCGACGCGATCGTGGTGCCCTGGCGCTTCTACGGCGTCGGCTTCGACGGCGAACTCGCGGCCAAAACGGCCGGGATCCGCCGCTTCGCCGACGAGGTCATCAGCAAATTCCACTAGGTGAACGTGGCGTCTACCTCAGCCGGGGTCAGCCCGAAATCGGCCAGGTGATAGCGGTGCGCGGGGCGCTCTCGCCGCTGGTGCAGCGAGCTCATCCCGGATCGCGCGGCATCGGTCAACCGGGCCCCAACCGATCGTAGATCACCTCCACGACCCGGATCGGATCAGCCACGAAGTCGTCGTAGTAGACGTCGATGAAGTGTGCCGGGTCGTGTCGCTCGCGGTCGGCCACGAACCGCCGCAGCCCACGCGACCAGAGCTTTGCCTGTTCCCCACCGAGTACCGCACCGCGGAACAACTCCGACCAGCCCTCGCACGCCTGCGCGTTGAGGCTGCAGACCGAGGCGACAACCTCCCGCGGCGCGCGATGAGTCTGGATCACCACAGCGTCGGGGTAGACGGCGAGCAGCGCATCGAGGGCGAACAGGTGACTCGGGTTCTTCAACACCCAGCGACGATCTCGGTCGTGCAGGCCGATGAGCTGGAGGTTACGCCGGTGCCGCCGGTAGGCAGCCGTCCAGTCCTGTTCACTCAACCACCGCGAATAGCTCGGCAGGTAGGCAAGGCACTCGAAGGACACGGACATCATGGACTGACGCAGCAACCGCCAGCACTCCTCTACCTGGTCCGCCGCGGTGTAGTGCGCACCCCGCAGGCTCGGGTTGGTCTCGTGGTACTGCTCGTAACCGGCCCGCAGACCGGCATAGACGAGGTTCGACTCCCAGGTGGCGCGCGGCGGGCGGGGTTGGGGGGCCTCGGTCAGCCACAGCTCGAGCCCCTGGTGTACGGGGTCGGCGGTGAGCAACCGGTGCAGGGCGGTGGTTCCGGTACGGGGCAGGCCGGTCACGAAGATGGGGCGGGCGACCGGGACCTCGGCGTACTCCGGGAACTGCCGCCACGCGGCCTCGCTGAGGAGCCGGGACACGAGTGCCGCGCGGAGAAGCGCCCGGGAGACCTTGCTGCCGGTGGGCGTGAGGGCCGCCTCGTTCCGGTACGCGGCGAGCAGCTCGCTCATACCCTCGCGATAGTCGTCATCGCCGAAGTCGTCAAGCCCGGTGAGTCGAGTTGCCGAGGCGTGTAGCTCCTCGATTGTTCCGACATCCGTACGGGTGCTGCTCATGCTCGCTCCCCGGGGTCAGTGATGGAACTCGCCGCAGTTGACGTCGAGGCACTGACCAGTGATGCCGCGAGCCAGACCGGAGCTGAGGAACAGCACGGCGTCAGCGACCTCGTCCGGCACGGGCAGCCGGCCCAGGTCGGTGGTAGCGGCGACCTCGTCGTAGATCTGCTGGGGCGGCACGCCACGCTGACTCGCCTGGTAGTCAAACCAGAGCCGCAGGCTGTCGGCCCAGATCCAGCCGGGTGCGACCGAATTGACCCGCACGCCCCTCGGCCCGAGTTCAGTGGCCAGATTCTGCGCCGCCGCGAGCAGCGCGGCCTTGGCCAGCTTGTACGGGCCGAACGCCAGACGGGAGTGGCGCAGCACCGCGGAGTTGACCATGACCACGTTGCCGCCGGACTCCACCAACGCGGGCGTCAGCAGCCGAGTCATACGCAGCGCCGCAAGCACGTTGACCTCGAAGCTCGATCGTAGGTCAGCCAGTTCGACCGTCCCGAGACCCCGCATCGGCGGCATCTCGAACGCGTTGCTGACCAGCACGTCAACGCGGCCGAACTCGGCGAGGGCGGCCCGCACGAGTGCGGCGCTCGACTCGCCGTCGGTGAGGTCGGTGGGTACCGCCAGGGCCCGCTGACCTGCCGCCCGCACCTTGCCGGCCACCCCGTTCAGGAAGGACCCGGTGCGGGCGGCGAGCACCACGTGGGCACCGGCCTGCGCGGCACGCACCGCGATGGCCTGGCCCAGCCCGGGGCCGACCCCGGCCACCACGACGATCTTCTCCGTGAGCAGCACGGCTCAGCCCAGCATCCGGGCCGCGGTCGCGGCCTGCCGGGCGGCGATGCGTTCCTGCCATGCCGCCCGCCCGATCCGCTCGTAGTACGGCACCTGCTTGGGTAGGTCATCCACCGCGACCACCTCCACCCGCGGCCCGTCCGCGCCGGTCAACGCATGGGACAGCCGCTGCCAGCGCAGCTGCACGTAGCCGCGATCGTGGCCGGTGCGCTCCAGCCAGTTCGCCACCCCTGGATCGCGTTCGCTGACCACATACCGGATCATGCCGTCGGGGTCGATCCGGGCCTGGGGCACCGTGAGGCTCGTCTGGTGGTTGCTGTAGTCCAGCGAGATATACCACATGCTGCCCAACTGGATGCCCTGGTATGGGGCGTCGGAGACCGGCACGGTGATCACCATGGCCTGGTCCTCGGCGAGCTGGTAGTGGCCCACAGAGGAGTACTGGGTCGCCAGCCCGCCGGGGGTGAGCCGGGGCGGCGTCAGGGTGTTCACCGGCAGGTTCAGGTAGAACCGCTCAGCAAACGCGAGGAACGTGTGAATTCGACCGGTGAGGATCTTGCTGGCCACGGCGTAGCGCCGGGCCAGGGTTTCCTCGGTCAGTGGCGGCGGAGCCACGCCACTGGTGTCGGCTCGGTGGATGCGCAGCATGCCGGGGCGTTCGGCCGCCCAGTCGCTGAACACCTCACGCACCACGAGCATGGCCGAGCCGGGAGCGAGCGGGAACGCGTTCGGGCCGGAGAGCCCCGGCCCGAACCGAATCTCGAAGGTGCCGTCCGGTCCGATGTCGACCTCGCGGTCGTCGAAGGCAGTGAGGCTGCCCGGGACGTTGACCGGAGAGTAGGAGCCGTCAAGGATCTGGAAGCTCAGGTCGGCGGTGCTGCCCCGGCGGCCGGTCACCACGTATTCCGCGTCGTCGCGAAGCCACGCGTGAAAGTAGAGGGTGTCTGGATTGTCGAGCCCCATCTTCGTGTACGGGCCGGTCGAGCGGACGAAGTAGGGGAATTCGCGGTCGTAGGACCAGGCCATCTGGATCGAGCTCCGCACACCGCCAGCCAGGTAGTCGTAGCCCTCGACCAGATCCTGCCGGCCGCGGACGTGGGCCGCCTCGGCGATGACGCGCTCAGCTTCTGCGATGGCGTTGACAAACGGCTGAGTAAGCACGAAGAAATACTAGAACGCGTTCTACTTTTACGTCAATGTACTTGCTAGAACGAAGCACTTTCGGCGCCGCACGGTCTAGTTTCCGCGGTCACCGGCCGCCCCCTTGCCCAGCGTCCCGAGGCGGGCCAGGCTCTCCTCCGCCTCGGCGACCAGATCCGCCACCACGTCGGCGGCGGGTCGCACCTCATTGATCCGACCCACGATCTGCCCGACCGGCATCGGCACGACGGTCGGGTCATCGGAATCCATCAGCCGGGCGTGCGCCGGAGCCACCAACAGGTTTTGCAGCGGCATCGGCAACGGCCGCGGCGCCCCCTCGTCGCTCCAGGCCTCAGTCCACCGATTGCGCAGCAGCCGGGCCGGCTTGCCGGAGTAGATTCGGCTGCGGACCGTATCCGCCGACCCCGCCCCGAGCAGCGCCGCCCGCAACGCGGAACTGCTCTGGTATTCGGCGGTGCCGAGCCAGACCGAGCCCATCCAGGCACCACACGCACCGAGCGCGAGCGCTGCGGCGATCTGCCGGCCGCTACCGATACCGCCCGCGGCCAACACCGGCACCTGCTCGCCAACCGCGTCAACCACCTCCGGCACCAGCACCATGCTGGCGATCTCACCGGTGTGACCGCCCGCCTCACACCCCTGCGCGACCACCAGATCGACCCCACTCGCCACATGCCCTCGGGCATGGTCGGCCCGGCCGGCCAACGCGGCCACCAGCACGCCCTGCGCATGTGCCTGGGTGATCACGTCGGATGGCGGCGGACCGAGCGCGTTGGCGATCAGTCGGACCGGGTGCGTCAACGCCACCTCGACGTGGGTACGGGCCACGGAGTGCAGCCAACCGAGCACGCCAGGTTGGTGCGAGCCGTTGCCGGCGAGCGGCGGCACGCCAAGACGCAGCAGGGTTCGCTCGACGAAGTCGCGGTGCCCCGCCGGAATCAGCCCCTCGAGATCCGCAGGGGCGCCCTCGGCCGGCTCGGTGCTGGGCATCACCACATCCACCCCGTACGGCCGCCCCCCGGTCTCCTCGTCGAGCCAGGTGAGCACCGCGTCAAGCTCGTCCGGGTCGTTGAAACGCACACAGCCCAACACGCCCAGGCCGCCGGCCCGACTGATCGCCGCAACCACGTGCTCGGAGGGGCTGAAGCCGACGATCGGATGCGCGATGTCGAGCCGATCACACAACTCAGTCCGCATGGCTGACCTCCTCGGCCGGATGTTGCGCGGCATGCCGCTGCGCCCACTGATAGTCGGCCTTGCCGCTGATCGTGCGGGAGATCTCGTCCACCAGCCAGACCGACCGCGGCACCTTGTACCCGGCGATCTGCTCCCGCAGGTGCGTTCGTACCCCCGCCAGATCGAGCGTGACGCCGGCCCGGGGCTGGATCAGTGCCGCCACCCGCTGCCCGAGCCGCTCGTCGGCCACCCCGACGACCAGCGCGTCGAAGACGTCGGGGTGCGTCTTCAGCGCCCCCTCGACCTCCTCCGGAAAGACCTTCTCACCGCCGGTGTTCACGCAGGTGCTACCCCGACCGAGCAACGTGATGGTGCCGTCAACCTCACGCCGGGCAAGGTCACCGGGGAGCGCGTACCGCACACCATCCACCTCGATCAACAGGGCGGCGGTTTTGACCGGGTCCTTGTAGTAGCCGAGGGGGAGGAAGCCGCTCTTCGCCAGCCGGCCTTCCCCGCCCGGCGGCACCGGCCGCCCGTCCGGGCCGAGCACCACCGTGCTCGGCGCGGGCGTGACCCGCGGGTCCTGCACCGCACCGCCGGGCACCTCGGCGACCACACCCAGCCCGATGAAGCCGGTCTCCGACGCTCCGATCGCGTCGGTGACCAGCACGTCGGGCAACAGTTCCAGGTACTGCCGCTTGACCCCCGGGGAGAAGAGAGCACCGCTGGACGAGACCGCTGCCACCGACGAGCCGTCGTAACCACCGGCGGCGTACGCCTCGATGATCGGACGGGCCATCGCGTCGCCGATCAGTACCATCACGTTCACCCGGCGCCGCTCGACCGTCCGCCAGACCTCCTGCGGGTTGAAGTGCGGCAGCAGCACCACGGTGTCGCCGGCGAAGAGCGCGGCGAGCACGGCCCACTGCGCGTTGCCATGAATCAGTGGCGCCATACACAGGCGTACCGTCGCGGTTGCACCGGCGCCCCGGGCGGACTGGGCCCACTCGTCCTCGAGCGGAATGCCGGTCATGAAGTCGACGCCACCGCCGAGTGCACGCCACACGTCCTCGTGCCGCCAGAGCACACCCTTCGGGTAGCCGGTGGTGCCACCGGTGTACAGCAGGTAGATGTCGTCCGCCGAGCGCTCACCGAACTCCCGACCTGGGTCGCCGGCGGCAAGCGCGTCCGCGTACGGCACGCCGCCGTACCCGCCGATCTCCTCCGCCGAACCGTCGGGCAGGGTCACCACTGTGTGCGGACCCGACGTACTGGCCAGCACGGTAGCGACCCGGGGCGCGAAGCGACGGTCGTGTATCAGTGCGGACAACTCCGCGTCGGCAAAGAGGAAACGTAACTCGTTCTCAACGTACCGATAGTTGATGTTGACGACCGCGGCGCGCAGCTTGTAGACGGCGATCATGGCCACCACGGCCTCGATCGAGTTACCAGCGTAGAGGCCGACGTGGTCACCGGGGCGCACGCCACGGTCACGTAGGAAGTGGGCCAGCCGGTTGGCGCGCTCCTCCAGCTCCGGGTAACTGATCGCCTGCTCGCCGAGGAACACGGCGGGACGGTCACCGAAGGCGTCAACCGCATGTTCAAACAGGTCTGCGATATTTGCCACCATCACTCAAAAGTAGAACCTGTTATCGTTGCTGACAAGCCTTGGAATCGTCGAAGGAGGCGCCCGTGGAATCGGCAGCCGAACAGCCACACGCACTCGTGGAGCAACGTGGACAAATTTTGATCGTGACGATGAACCGGCCACGGGTCCGCAACGCGCTCTCCACCGAGATGCTCGCGATCATGCGTGACGCATGGGACCGTGCGGACAGCGATCCGGAGATCCGGGCCTGCGTGCTCACCGGGGCCGGGGGTGCCTTCTGCGCGGGTGCCGACCTCCGCGCGATGACCCAGTCGCACCCCGGTGACCGATTCAACGGCGCTGACCTCTCCCGGATCGACGCGTTACTCAAGGGGCGACGCTTGCGCAAGCCTCTCATTGCCGCGGTAGAGGGGCCAGCGGTGGCGGGCGGCACCGAGATCCTCCAGGCAACCGATCTACGCGTGGCCGGTGCGAGCGCCCGCTTCGCGGTCTCCGAGGTGTGTTGGGGCCTGTTCCCGCTCGGCGGCTCCGCCGTACGGCTGGTACGACAGATCCCGTACGCCGTTGCGGCAGAGATGCTGCTTACCGGACGCCAGTTGGGGGCCGACGAGGCCCGGGACGTGGGCCTGATCGGTCACGTGGTGCCGGACGGGCAGGCCCTGAACAAGGCCCTCGAACTGGCCGGGATGATCGCCGCGAACGGCCCGCTGGCGGTACAGGCGGTCCTGCGCACGATGCGGGAGACCGAAGGCATGGCCGAGAACGAGGCCTTCTCTCTGGAGGCCCCGATCGGCACGGCGGTGTTCCGCACCACCGACGCCAAGGAGGGCCCTCGCGCCTTTGTCGAGAAGCGCACCCCCCAGTTCGAGGGGCGGTAGCCAGGTCAGATCGCGCGATGCTGCGCGGCCCAGTACGGGTCGCGCAGCAGTCGTTTGTAGAGCTTGCCGTTCGGGTCGCGGGGCAGCTCCTCGACGTAGTCCACGCTCCGGGGCAGCTTGAAGCGGGCCAGCCGGCCGGTCAGGAACTCCAGCAGCTCGCTGGTCAGCTCCGGGCCGGTCGTCACCCCCCACTCCGGCTGCACCACGGCCTTGATCTCCTCACCCCACTCGTCGTGCGGGATGCCGAAGACCGCGACATCCGCTACCGCCGGATGAGCGGCGAGTTCCCCCTCGATCTCGGCCGGATAGACGTTCACCCCGCCCGTAATGATCATGTCACTCTTCCGGTCGCACAGGTAGAGGTAGCCATCGTCGTCGAGGTAGCCGATGTCGCCGACCGTGAACATGCGACCACGCCAGGACTGCCGGGTCTTCTCGGCGTCCCCAAGGTATTCGAAGGTCGTCTCGCCCATCTGCAGATATACCGTCCCCGGCTGACCTACAGGCGCGTCGCTGCCGTCCGGGTCGAGCACCCGCACCTGCGAGCCCGGCCAGGCCTGCCCGACCGAGCCGGGCCGGGCCAGCCAGTCCCCCGCGGAAATCAGGGTGCCGCCGCCCTCACTGGCGGCGTAGTACTCCACCACGACCGGCCCCCACCAGTCGAGCATCCGACGTTTGACCTCGTGCGGACACGGCGCCGCACCGTGGATCATCACCCGCATCGACGACAGGTCGTACGCGGTCCGAGTCTTCTCCGGCAGGGCGAGCAGCCGGCGGAACTGGGTCGGCACCATGTGACTGTGGGTGACCCGGTGCCGTTCGATGAGCCGCAGCATGTCGTGCGGGTCCCACCGGTCCATCAGCACCACGGGATGCCCGAGTTGGAGCGAGATGACCGCGAAGTTCATCACCGCGGTGTGGTAGAGCGGCGAACAGCACAGGTGGACGTGCGAGTCGAAGGGTTCGAGGCCGAACAGCCCGAAGAACCAGAGTGAGACCGGCGGAACGGTGTCCGGATCGGCGCCGGTCAACGGACGGCGCACGCCCTTGGGCCGCCCGGAGGTCCCGGAGGTGTAGACCATCAGCGCACCGAGCGTCCGCGGTGCGGGGCGATCGGAGGCGCCGGCGCCGAGGTCGGCGAGCGGCCGGAACCCGGGAACCCCACCGGCCGCGGCGAAGCACCCGTCGGCCGGGATGCTGGCCTCGGCGGCGGCAGCCGCGGCAACCTCGGCGAACCGACCGTGCGCAACGAACACCCGGGCCCCGCTGTCGCGCAGAATGTAGGCGATCTCGGCGGCGGTCAGATGCCAGTTCAGCGGCACCGAGTACAGCCCCGTCTCCAAGGCCGCGAACTCGGCGGCGAGCAGGTCGGCGCTGTTGGGTAGCAGCATCGCCACGGTGTCCCCGGGTGCCAGCCCGAGCGCCTGGAAGCCGCGCCCGACCCGGTCGGCCTCGGCGGCCAACTCACCGTACGTGACGACATGTCCGTCCGGGTCAACGACGGCGATCCCATCCGGATCCTGACTCGCGATGTTCCACAGCCCGATGCCAGTCATGAACCTAACTCTATAACGCGTTCCACTTCCTGAACAGCAGACAAGGGGCGGCCTTGAATCATCTTGCTAGAACATGTTTCACTGATTCTCGTGGATACCGCTTCGGCGCCCCCGCTCGCCGCCCCGCTGGACATCGGCTTCGACTACACCCGCTCCCTCGGCCCGGTCCTGGGGCGATTCATGACCGGTCTGCGCGACCGTCGAGTGCTTGGCGCCCGCACCGCCGACGGCCGCGTCCACGTTCCCCCACTCGAATACGATCCGGCGACCCACGCCCCGGTGACCGAG comes from Salinispora tropica CNB-440 and encodes:
- a CDS encoding TIGR03619 family F420-dependent LLM class oxidoreductase; amino-acid sequence: MRFSLGIALSPLDQLVDLTQTAEECGFSAIALPDSLFYSEEVSVRYPYTPDGSRFWTAQTPWADPLVTAAALGAATTRIRFHTQVLKLGPRNPVLLARQVGSVANLTGNRFGLGVGLGWSPEESIWCDSPFTARGARGDEAIEVLRLILGGGMVEHHGTHFDFGRLQMSPAPTEQVPIYVGGHSIAALRRAARLGDGWSSAMMRFDDLRTTINQLARLRLEYDRADQPFEIQAVCVDRLGLEGFRQQAEAGVTDAIVVPWRFYGVGFDGELAAKTAGIRRFADEVISKFH
- a CDS encoding acyl-CoA synthetase, which gives rise to MVANIADLFEHAVDAFGDRPAVFLGEQAISYPELEERANRLAHFLRDRGVRPGDHVGLYAGNSIEAVVAMIAVYKLRAAVVNINYRYVENELRFLFADAELSALIHDRRFAPRVATVLASTSGPHTVVTLPDGSAEEIGGYGGVPYADALAAGDPGREFGERSADDIYLLYTGGTTGYPKGVLWRHEDVWRALGGGVDFMTGIPLEDEWAQSARGAGATATVRLCMAPLIHGNAQWAVLAALFAGDTVVLLPHFNPQEVWRTVERRRVNVMVLIGDAMARPIIEAYAAGGYDGSSVAAVSSSGALFSPGVKRQYLELLPDVLVTDAIGASETGFIGLGVVAEVPGGAVQDPRVTPAPSTVVLGPDGRPVPPGGEGRLAKSGFLPLGYYKDPVKTAALLIEVDGVRYALPGDLARREVDGTITLLGRGSTCVNTGGEKVFPEEVEGALKTHPDVFDALVVGVADERLGQRVAALIQPRAGVTLDLAGVRTHLREQIAGYKVPRSVWLVDEISRTISGKADYQWAQRHAAQHPAEEVSHAD
- a CDS encoding SDR family oxidoreductase produces the protein MLLTEKIVVVAGVGPGLGQAIAVRAAQAGAHVVLAARTGSFLNGVAGKVRAAGQRALAVPTDLTDGESSAALVRAALAEFGRVDVLVSNAFEMPPMRGLGTVELADLRSSFEVNVLAALRMTRLLTPALVESGGNVVMVNSAVLRHSRLAFGPYKLAKAALLAAAQNLATELGPRGVRVNSVAPGWIWADSLRLWFDYQASQRGVPPQQIYDEVAATTDLGRLPVPDEVADAVLFLSSGLARGITGQCLDVNCGEFHH
- a CDS encoding crotonase/enoyl-CoA hydratase family protein, encoding MESAAEQPHALVEQRGQILIVTMNRPRVRNALSTEMLAIMRDAWDRADSDPEIRACVLTGAGGAFCAGADLRAMTQSHPGDRFNGADLSRIDALLKGRRLRKPLIAAVEGPAVAGGTEILQATDLRVAGASARFAVSEVCWGLFPLGGSAVRLVRQIPYAVAAEMLLTGRQLGADEARDVGLIGHVVPDGQALNKALELAGMIAANGPLAVQAVLRTMRETEGMAENEAFSLEAPIGTAVFRTTDAKEGPRAFVEKRTPQFEGR
- a CDS encoding NAD(P)H-dependent flavin oxidoreductase — encoded protein: MRTELCDRLDIAHPIVGFSPSEHVVAAISRAGGLGVLGCVRFNDPDELDAVLTWLDEETGGRPYGVDVVMPSTEPAEGAPADLEGLIPAGHRDFVERTLLRLGVPPLAGNGSHQPGVLGWLHSVARTHVEVALTHPVRLIANALGPPPSDVITQAHAQGVLVAALAGRADHARGHVASGVDLVVAQGCEAGGHTGEIASMVLVPEVVDAVGEQVPVLAAGGIGSGRQIAAALALGACGAWMGSVWLGTAEYQSSSALRAALLGAGSADTVRSRIYSGKPARLLRNRWTEAWSDEGAPRPLPMPLQNLLVAPAHARLMDSDDPTVVPMPVGQIVGRINEVRPAADVVADLVAEAEESLARLGTLGKGAAGDRGN
- a CDS encoding SDR family oxidoreductase yields the protein MEPLDFTGRGVVVTGGTRGVGAAIASAFLAAGARVLVCGRTQPSSVVPDFVQADVRDPGQAAALVAAAIDRFGRLDVLVNNAGGGPPVAAASASPRLHAKIVELNLVAPLHVAQAANTIMQQQPGGGAIVMVGSVSGTRPSPGSAAYGAAKAGLHHLATSLAAEWAPAVRVNSVVPGPVVGDAGLQLDPAAVARTVPLGRPATPAEVAGVCLLLASPLASYVTGAAVAVHGGGEWPGYLADVRAQVSPPTQV
- a CDS encoding acyl-CoA synthetase — encoded protein: MTGIGLWNIASQDPDGIAVVDPDGHVVTYGELAAEADRVGRGFQALGLAPGDTVAMLLPNSADLLAAEFAALETGLYSVPLNWHLTAAEIAYILRDSGARVFVAHGRFAEVAAAAAAEASIPADGCFAAAGGVPGFRPLADLGAGASDRPAPRTLGALMVYTSGTSGRPKGVRRPLTGADPDTVPPVSLWFFGLFGLEPFDSHVHLCCSPLYHTAVMNFAVISLQLGHPVVLMDRWDPHDMLRLIERHRVTHSHMVPTQFRRLLALPEKTRTAYDLSSMRVMIHGAAPCPHEVKRRMLDWWGPVVVEYYAASEGGGTLISAGDWLARPGSVGQAWPGSQVRVLDPDGSDAPVGQPGTVYLQMGETTFEYLGDAEKTRQSWRGRMFTVGDIGYLDDDGYLYLCDRKSDMIITGGVNVYPAEIEGELAAHPAVADVAVFGIPHDEWGEEIKAVVQPEWGVTTGPELTSELLEFLTGRLARFKLPRSVDYVEELPRDPNGKLYKRLLRDPYWAAQHRAI